A stretch of DNA from Aliarcobacter thereius LMG 24486:
GAGATATTCCTTGCTATATGTGTGTTGATATTCCTTGTGTTCCTATTTGCCCAACAAATGCTCTTGATGAGAAACTTGTAAAAAATAAAGATAATGAGTTTGAAATAAGACAAATGGAAATGGGTGTTGCAGTTGTAGATGAAAAATCTTGTGTAGCATTTTGGGGAATACAATGTGATGCTTGTTATAGAGCTTGTCCACTTTTAGGAGAAGCTATAAATATAGTGTATGAAAAAAATGAAAGAACAGGAAAACATGCATTTTTGAAACCTGTTGTAGATAGTGATATTTGTACAGGATGTGGTCTTTGTGAAAAAGCTTGTATTACTGAAAAACCAGCTATTTTTGTACTACCAAAAGATGTAGCTTTAGGAAAAGTTGGTAACCACTATATTAAAGGTTGGGATAAAGCAGATGAACAAAGATTAAAAGATGCAAATGCAACAAAAGGAGTAACTAATATAAATAAAAAGAGTGCAATTGATTCTTTAAACAGTGGTATGGAGGATTTATTAAATGATTAAAAAATATAGATTTTTAATAGCTAGAAGAGTTAGTCAAATCTCTATAATGTGCTTATATATCTTGGCAAATATATATGGAATAAATATATTAATGGGAAATTTAAGTAGTTCTTTACTACTTGAAACTATTAATTTAAGTGATCCTTTTGCTGTTTTACAAATGCTTTTTGCAGGAGCGATTATCTCTTTTGATATAGCTTTAGGAGCATTTATAATTGCAATATTTTATTTTATTATTGGTGGTCGTGCTTTTTGTTCTTGGGTTTGTCCTGTAAATATTATTACAGATTTTGCAAACTATTTAAGAAGAGTTTTGAAATTTGATGAAGTCCAAAAAAGACAACCAGCAACTAGGAATCTTAGATATTGGCTTATTTTAATAAGTTTCATTATCTCTTATTTTATGGGTGTTGCTGCTTTTGAATTAATCTCTCCTGTTTCAATGATTCACAGAGGATTAATATTTGGATTAGGTTTTGGTTTTGCAACAATATTAGTAATATTTTTGTTTGACTTATTTGTTTTAAAAAATGGTTGGTGTGGGCATCTTTGTCCTCTTGGTGGATTTTACTCACTAATTGGAAGATTTAGCCTTATAAGAGTGCATCACAATCACAAGAATTGTACAAACTGTATGAAGTGTAAAGTAGTTTGTCCTGAAATGCAAGTACTTCATATGATAAATAAAAGTTCTGAAGCTGTTTTAGATGAGTGTACAAATTGTGGAAGATGTATTGAAGTGTGCGATGATGAAGCACTTAATTTTTCAATAAGAAACTATATAAAGGATAAAAAATGAAACTTTTTAAAATTGCCTTAATCTCACTTATTGCTATATTTTTCATAGCATGTTCAGAAGAGAAAAAAGAGGATAATTTTGGATTAAGAACAGGGGATTTGCTAGATGAAAGTTCCATAGTTGCTGATCCTACAAATTATAGTACTGATGTAGCAGGAACTAGTACAAAAATAAAAAGAGCTTTTGAAAATGCTCCTCCTATGATTCCACATGACACAGAAGGAATGCTTCCAATTACTATTGATAATAATCAATGTACAATGTGTCATGATCCTATGATTGCTGAGTCAATGGGAGCAACTCCACTTCCAAAATCTCACTTCACAGATTTTAGAGAAGGTGTTAAAATAGATAATAAAGGAAACTTAATAAGAGATGGAAAAAATGTTGATAGTAGTGAATTAAAAACTATTGTAAAACCTTTAGATCATTTATCAAATGCTAGATTTAACTGTTCTGCTTGTCATGCACCACAATCAGAAAATCAAAATGTTCCTAAAAATAACTTTACAACAGAGTTTAGAAGCATTGATTTAAATGATAAATCAAATTTAATTGATGTTCTTGGTGAAGGTGTAAAATAGATGGAAAGAAGAGAGCTTTTTAGCTCTCTTTCTAATAGTTTTAGAAAAGAGAGTAAAAAAATAAAAAAAATTAGACCTCCATATTTTATAGATGAAAATGTTTTTTTCACAAACTGTATAAATTGTTCTACAAAAGATTGTATTACAGCTTGTGAAGAAAATATAATTTTCTTAGATGATGATGAAACAGTATTTATAGATTTCTCAAAAAGTGGTTGTACTTATTGTGATTTATGTGCAAATGCTTGTACAAATAATGTTTTAAGTATGGAATATAAGAACAAAATAAATGCTAAGTTTGAAATAGATATCCTTTCTTGCTTATCTTGGCAAAACACTATGTGTTTTTCTTGTAAAGATCCTTGTTTGGACAATGCAATCGATTTTTTAGGAGTTTTTAGACCTTCAATTAATAACAGTTGCACTTCATGTGGATTTTGTTTAAAAGTTTGTCCAAGCAATGCAATAAAAATAAAGTAGGTGTAATATGAAATTTTTTATATTTTTATCGTTTTTAATTTTATCTCTACAAGCAAAAGAGATAAATCCATCATTCTCTTTTTTTGCAAGTGGTGGTATAAACGATATAAAGAAATACAAAAACAATCTCTATTTAGCTACAAGTAGTAGCAGTATTGATATCTTTGATTTAAATAAAAATGAGATAATAAATACTATTAAAATACCAAAAATAAAAGATTTTACAAATAAAGTTATTGATTCTAAAGTTTTTAGTGTTGATGCAATAAATGATAAAAGATTGATTTTATCTCAAGGAGAAAGTGGAGGAAGAGATATTTTCATAGAGGAAAATGGGATTTTAGAAAATATCATCAATTCAGAAGAGAGACTTTTTATTGCTTATGCAAAGTTTTTAGATGAAAATAAAATTATATATTCTTTACTATCAAATCAAATATTTATCTATGATTTAAAAGAGAAAAAAATATTAAAAGAGCTTCATATCTCTTATTCTTCTTTTTCTCACTTTGTTTTAAGTGATGATTTAAGATATGTTTTTGTAGCAGATGAAAGTGGAACTATTAGCAAAATAGCTACAAATACTTTAGAAATTATTAAAGAATTTAATAAAGAAAATGTTGATAGAGTTTTTAAAGTTGATTATAAAAACAGTACTATCTTAGCATCTGGTCAAGATAGAAGAGCAGCTATATATTTTGAAGACTCTTCAAATTCATATCATAAGAGTATTGATTTTTTAGTTTACTCTGGTGCTTTAAATAATGATGCTTCAAAAGCTGCAATCTCTTATAATGAAAATAATGATATTTTAGTATTTGATGTTTTATCTCAAAACGAGGAGCATATTTTAAAAGGAAACAACTCTTTAATTACTTCAATTCTATTTTTGAATAACTATGAAATAGTAGTTGCAAGTGATGATAAAAAAGTAAATATATTTAATTTAAAGGAGTAATTTATGAATATTTCAAGTATTGTGGTACAAACCTTAGCAAAAAATCTAGATAGTGTTATTAATGATTTAAAAGAGTCTGGTGTTTGTGATTATCATATGCATGATGAAAAAGGTCGAATAATTGTTACTATTGAAGGAAAGAATGTAGAAGAAGAGCTTAAAAAACTAAAAGTAATAGAAGCAATTCCTTTCGTAAGTAGTGCTGATATGCAGATGTCTTATAGTGAAGAAGAGCTATCAAGTCATCTTGAAGTTTTAGAAAATTCTGATGCTGTTCCTAAAGTTTTAAATGATAAAGATATAAAAGCTGAAGATATTGTTTATAGAGGAGATCTTAAAAAGAAAGATTTAATAGACTTTTCAAATGAATTTGATAAAGCTTAATTTAATTAAAAAGAATTTTAGAATTCTTTTTAAACATAGCATTTAAATAGCAAACTTTAAGTTTATTAGTTGTATCATTCACCTGATCAAGAGATTTTACCATACTTATCTCTCCTTAGTTAAAATGTAGCAATTTTAGGTAAAGTCTCTTAAAAAGGTCGTTCTATTAATTTTAGGTTATGAAGAAATATTAAAAATTATTAAACCTAAATATCAAAAAAAAGGGGCCTTCTCATCCCCTTTTTTTCTCCCAAAAGAAATTAAAGTAGATTTTAAATTTTAAGAGGATTTTTCGACCTCTTAAAACTATACATTTTTTATCTTATTTTAAATATGGTTTTAAAACTTCTGGTATTATTATTGTTCCATCTTCTTGTTGATAGTTTTCCATAATAGCAACCAGTGTTCTTCCAACAGCCAAACTTGAACCATTTAAAGTATGTACAAATATATTTTTTTTATCTTCTTTGTATCTTATTTTTGCTCTTCTTGCTTGAAAATCTCTTGTATTTGATATTGAAGATATTTCTCTAAATTTATTTTGTCCTGGTAACCACACTTCTAAATCAATAGTTGTTGCTGCACTAAATCCTAAATCTCCTGTACATAGTTGTACTTTTTGATGACAAAGTCCAAGTGAACTTAATAAATCACTAGCTGTTTGTACCATCTTATTGAATATCTCTTCAGAGTTTTCTTGTGAACTTATTGCAACCATTTCAACCTTATCAAATTGATGTTGTCTTATAAAACCTCTTGTATCTCTTCCTGCACTTCCTGCTTCTTTTCTAAAACAAGGAGTATAAGATGTAAGAAGTAAAGGTAATTCCTTTTTATCCAATATTTCATCATTATAAAGATTTGTAAGACTAACTTCTGATGTTGGAATTAAATATAAATCTTCCCCTTCTATTTTAAATAAATCATCTTCAAATTTTGGAAGTTGCCCTGTTCCTAAAAGAGTATTTGAGTTTGCCATAAAAGGAACATACCACTCATTGAATCCTCTTTGTCTATTAAAATCAAGCATATAGTTTATCAATGCTCTTTCAAGTCTTGCACCCTCACCTTTAAGAGCTGTAAATCGTGATTTTGCTAATTTAACACCTCTTTCAAAATCTAACCAATCACAAGATATATCCCAATGCTCTTTAGCAGGAAAAGAGAATTTTGGTTTTTCTCCAATAACTTCTAAAACAATATTTTCATTTTCATCTGCTCCAACTGGAACACTATCATCAGGAGTATTTGGCACACCTAAAATAATAGAGTTTAATTCATTTTCTAAATCTCTAACTTCATCTTCCATCTCTTGTTTTTGAGTTTTTAAAGCATTAATCTTTGATTGAAGTTCCCCAATATCGAGATTCTCTTTTTTGTATCTTCCAAACTCTTTTGATAGAAGATTTTGAGAAGCTGTTATATCTTCCATCTCTTGTCTTTTTTGCTTTGTTTTTAGGGCTAAATCTTTTAAACTATTTAAAAGTTCATTACTTACACCTTTTTTTTGTAAAGCTTGGCTAATCTTTTCAAAATCATTTTGTAGTAGTTTTATATCTATCATAATTGTCTCTTTATCTAATTTTTTGCCGATTATATCAAAAAAGTTTAGCAATAAAACTGAAATAGTTAAGATGCAACTAAGTTGCATTTATATAATATTTCTCTTTTGCAACTTAGTTGCATAATTTTTTATTATAAAAGGAACATTATGAAAACAAATACTAAAGCCAAGATATTTATCTACTCTTTGTTACTACCTCATCTTCTATTTTCAGAAACAACTATCTTAGAAGAAGTAAAAATAGAAGAAAAAAGTATAAGCACAAATCCAATTGATATTAATTTGGAAAAAGTTGAACAAAATCAAGCAAACTCATTTAAAGAGATTTTTGATAATCACTCATCTATTGAGATTGGTGGTGGAGCTATAAATGTACAAAGAGTTTATTTAAGAGGTTTAGAAAGTTCAAATTTTGATATTTCACTAGACGGTGCAAAACAGGGTAAAAATATGTTTCAACATAGAAGTAATGAACTTGGAATTAATCCAGATTTACTAAAAGTTGTAAATATAAAAACATCTAATGATGCTTCAAAAGGTCAAGCTCTTGGTGGAAGTATAGAGATAAGTACAAAAGATGCACAAGATTTTATTAAACATAATAAAAATTCTGGAGTTATTTTAAAAACAGGATACAACACAAATGCAAATCAAAAATATGGAAGCACAACTGCTTATTCAGTTTTTGAAAACAACTTAGGAGCTTATTTTAGTATTAGTGGATTAAATAGTGATGATTATAAAGATGCCAATAAAAATAAAGAGATAGGAAGTGAATATAAAGATAGAGATTATCTATTTAAAATAAGTTTACTAAATTCAAATAATCATGATCTAAGATTATCAATAAACCAAAATGAAAATAGTGGTGATACAAGATGGAGAGGAACTGAGTATAGACCAAAGCCTGAAGAACTTGAGAAAATAGTATCAACTACTACAAATTACACTTTAAATCATACATATAATCCAAACAATTTAATAAATTTAAATACAAATTTAAATCTTACAGATATAAGCTTGGAAAGAAAAGAACCAAAAAATAATTTAAACAAGAAATTAGATGGAACTAGAGAATACGAAAATAGAAATATTGGATTAAATGTTCAAAATCACTTTGATTTTGATATATCTTCAACAACAAATAGAGTATCCATTGGAGCTGATTATCAAAAAGAGCATGGAAATGGTAGTTTTGAAGCACATAATTTAGATAAAGCTGTTACAAAATACTCTGATTTGAATTCAGAAAACAAAGCTTTATTTATTCAAAATAGAACTACAATTGACTCTTTAGGGCTTGATTATGGATTAAGATATGACTACTATACTTTTAAAACTGGACTTGGAAAACAAAGTGATTATACTTTTTCTCCAAATATTGGTATTGATTATGAAGCCACAGAGAACTCTTTAATTTATGCAAACTATGGAAAAGCTAGTAGAATGAGTGGAATCATTCCTTTTACATGGGAACTAAATACAAAAATCGATTCAACTTACTCAAAAGATTTAAAAGCCGAAAAATCGAATAGATATGAAATTGGTTATAAATATAATAAAACTGATACTTTTTTAAGTGATGATTATCTATCTTTTAATGCAAATATTTTTCAAACGAAATTAAAAGATTTAATAGTATCAGGTGCTATTGGTGGTGGAAGTGGTGAAGGAGGAAGAACTTTAGAAGATATTTATAATAGAGATGATGAGTTTAAATCAAAAGGTTTTGAACTAAAACTTATATACAACTACGATATTTTTTCAACATCATTTGCTTATACACAAATTGATACAAATGCAAAAAATATGGATACAAATGGAACAATTTATAATGAAGACCAAAATATAAGAAGAGTTGGAGGCTATGATAGTAAAAAGTTTATTTTTAATGGTGCAGTTGATTTATCAGAAGATTTTACTATAAATTATATTTTAAATGCAGTTGCAAAAACAGATATTTTAGATAGTAATAACAATGAGATAAATAGAGCTGGTTATGTAACTCATGATATAAACTTAAAATATATATTAAAAGATTGGACTTTTTTCTTTGCTGTTAATAACTTAACAAATAAACAATACGCAAAAGCTACAACAATATCTACAAAAAATCAAGCTGATATTTATAGATACGAAATGGGGAGAGATTATAAATTTGCTCTTAAATATGAATTCTAAAAAATAAATTAACTAAGCATTTAAATAATTTAGATGCTTAGTTTCATTTTTGCTATTTTAGTTATAATTTCACTCTTATTTAAAAAAAGAGGAATTGTATGTTAGAAGTTTTAATCTTAGCATTTGCACTAAGCATGGATGCTTTTGCAGTAGCTATTGGAATAGGTATAAAAAATAGATCAAATTTGAAAACAATTGCTTTAAAAGTAGCTATCTTCTTTGGATTTTTTCAAGCTTTAATGCCTTTTATTGGTTATTTAGGAAATATTGGTTTAAAAGATTATATTCTAAACTATGACAAAATCATTGCATTTATTTTACTTCTTTTAATTGGTTTAAAAATGATTTATGAAGCTTTTAAAAATGAAGAAGAGAAAGATTTTAATCTGACAAATAGAGTATTGTTTACTTTAGCAATAGCTACAAGCTTAGATGCTATGGCAGCTGGATATAGTTTACATCTATTTAATATTAATATTTATTTATCACTATTTATAATTGGTTTCACAACTTTTATTATCTCTTATCTTGGTGTTTATATTGGAAGCCGTGGTGGTGTGAAATATGAAAAAAAAGCTGAAATTTTAGGCGGAGTTATTCTAATATTAATCGGATTTAAAATTTTACTTTTTTAAAATATCTTTGGGTCTAATTTTAAACTCTTTAAAAAAAGCATTTGTAAAATTATTTGCAAATTTATAGCCAACTTTTAAAGCTATCTCATTAATATTATATTCTCCACTTTGAAGGAGATTTTTTGCTATGTTCATTTTATAAGCTAATAATAATTTATATGGAGAAGTTTTATAAAGTTGCTTAAACCCTTTTTTCAGCTTTACTTCACTTAAGTGTACCATTTTTGATAAAGAGATTATAGATGGAGGATTTTGTAAGTTATCTAATAAAATCTCTTTAGCTTTCAAAATTGCATTTTTATCATAATCATCAAGAAATATAATATCTTTATTTCTTTCAAGTTTTAAGATTTCTAAAGATAATAATTCAAGAACTTTACCTTGTTTATAAATATTAGCTAATTCTCCAATTAATTTACAATTTAATATATCATTTAATAAAAATTGAGATTCAATTGAAGTCAAATTAAAATCTAATAGTTGTAATCTTTGTTTATTATAAAAATATTTTTCAACTATACTCTTTTGGAAATTTCTTAATAAAAAATCTTCACTTAATATTAATCTAACTTGATTTATTTCTTTATCTTTAAATTTTCTAAATCCTTCTGTATTTTCAAATAATGTTATTGTGGTAAAACCTTCTTTAAAAGGTATTATTCTTTTATCATAATTATTTATATAGTCAGAATTTCCTTTGAGTGATATAGTAATTACAAATTTTCGTTCATTTTGTTTTTGTGCTTCTAAATATACAGGTTCTAATAAATTATATTCTATTTTTGAGAAAAGAATCCCATCTTGAATATTTATTTTTTCCATATAATCCGTTCCAAAATTATTTGGGAAACTATTTTTTATAATATTATTTTTATTCTTTATATTTAAACTAATCAAATCCTTTAAATATCTTTTTGTCATTTTAATCCTTTAGAATAGAAAAAAAACCTTAGATAATCATTTTAGTATTGATTATCAATATTCTAGAGTGTATACTAAAGAAAATTAATTTTAAATTAAAGGAAACATTATGCTTAAATTTCATTCACTAAAGTTTTCTTTTTTAGCTTATATTTTATTATCAAATAATTTATTAGCAAAAGATGAAATTACAACTTTAGATAGTATTAAAGTAACTGCACAAAAAAAAGAGGAAAATATCCAAAAAGTTCCTATATCAATATCTGCTTTTGATGATATTTCAATAGAAGATAAATCTATTGATAGTTTAGAAGATATTGCAAAATATACCCCAAACTTAATGCTTTATAACACAGGGCAAGAAGGCTTAATAGTTCCTTCAATTAGAGGAATAAGTGGAAATGTTCTATCTTATTCAACTCCTGTTGGGCTCTATGTTGACGGAATTCCTACTACAAGTACCTTTGGTTTTGATGATGCAATTAGTGATATTGAAAGAATTGAAATTTTAAGAGGACCACAAGGAACTTTATATGGTAAGAATAGTGAAGCAGGAGTTATAAATATCATCACAAAACAACCTAATAATGAATTAAGGACTAAACTCTTTTCAAAAATAGGAAATAATGGAAGAAGAGATTTTGGATTAAATGTAAGTGGTCCAATAATAAAAAATAAGTTTTATGTAGGTATAGCTTATAATCATAAAGAAATAGATGGATTTATAAAAAACACTCTTACAAATGATTATATAAATGAGAAAAAAAGTGATTATGGAAAATTAGTCCTTAGAACAACTCCAACAGATAATCTTGATATCTCTTTAATATCATCAATACATAAAGAAGACAATGGTAGCCACAACTGGGTTAATTCAACAAATAACAAAAAAGAAGTTAGTTCAAATTTAAAAGGAAGTTCTACTCCAAAAGATACAACTTTTGCTTTAAATGTAAACTATAATATAGATGAAAACTCTAAAATCAAATCTATAACTACAAAAAAAGAGTACAAAGATAAAGCAATAGTAGATGCAGATTTTACCCCTTTGACTTTAAGACATATTTATAAAAACAATGAATTAAATACAATCTCTCAAGAGTTTAGATATGAAACAATATTGAATAAAACAGAACTAACTTCAGGAATTTATTTTGATAAAAAAGATGATGACTTATATGTAAGAATATTTGCACCTTTTAATCCAACAGGATTTGCAAATCCTCAAGATATGAGTTCTAAAAGTATAGGAATTTTTACAAATATCATTCATCCTTTAAATAATTTCTGGGTTTTAAGTGCAGGAATTAGATATGACAAAGAAAAAAAAGAGATGCAAGTAAAAAACACAACTATTGATTTAGAAAATAGTTATAGCAGTATTTCTCCAAAAATTGGAGCTCAATACAATATAAATGAGAATCAAATGAGCTATTTTACAATAGCAAAAGCGTATAGAAGTGGAGGATTTAACCCTTTTGCTACATCAGAAGTACAAGCATACGATGAGGAAAATTTGATCTCTTATGAACTTGGATATAAAGCAATGTTTTTTGATAATCGTTTAAAATTTAACACAAATGTCTATTATATGGACATAAGAAATATGCAAGTAGAAGAAACTCCCATGCTTGGTACTACTTATATGGTAAATGCAGCAACTGCAACTTCAAAAGGGCTAGAGTTAGAAATTGAAGGTTTAGTAACAAATAAATTAAGTTTATTTGTAAGTGGAGGCTTAAATAAAACAACTTTTGATAAATTTAGTGATATAGCAGGAGATTATAGTGGAAATTACAATCCTCTTGCTCCAAAATATAATTTTAATTTAGGAGCTCAATATAGAGCAAACAATGGTTTATATGCAAGAATTGATTTTAATGGATATGGAAAAACTTATTTTGATAAGGCAAATACAAACTATCAAAAAGCTTATAACTTAGTTGATACAAAAATTGGTTATGAAGCAAATAATTTTGATATATATTTTTATGTAAATAATTTATTTGATAAAAACTATGATGCAATAGGTGCATATTTTAGTGGAACAACAACTATTTTAAGACCAGAACAAGAGTTTGGTATCAAATTAGCTTATAGATTTTAAGGATTTTAAATGCAAAATATAAACAACTATTTATCACTACTGTTAGCTCAACAAAAAACCGAGATTTTAGAACTAGCTTTGGAGTTAAAAATCTTTAAATTAATAGAAGAGAATATAAATACAATTTTTATAATCTCTTCAAAAATAAATATAAATGAACATAAAACAAAAATATTATTAGATAGTTTAGTTTTTATGGAACTTTTGGACATAAATCAAGACAAATATCTCAATACAAAATTTGCTAAAGAATCTTTTATTTATGGAGCTTCTTCATATTGTGGTGATGTTTTTTTACATAGAAAACAGCTAGCTGAAAATGGTAAAAAAATGATGAAATCAATGTTTGAAGAAAAAAAAGAGCTAGAAGAAATAAAAATAGCAAAACTTTGGGCAGATGCTTCAAAAAAGTTTTTAAAACAAGAACAAAAAAATCTTATCTCTCCAATAGCACTTAATATTATAAAAAATCTAAAAGATTTCAACTCTTTTAAAACTATGTTGGATTTAGGTTGTGCATCAGGGATTATTGGTTTAGAAATTACAAAAAATCACCCTACACTAAAAACAACTTTATTTGATTATGAAGAAGTTACAAATGTTGCAAAAGAGCATATAAAAGAGTATGGTTTAGAAAATCGTGTAAAAGTTTTAAGTGGAGATATACAAAGTGATAATATTGGAGAAAAATATGATTTGATTTGGTGTAGCAATATATTTTATTTCCTAAAAGATAAGAAAGAAGTAATAAAAAAAATTTATGATGCTTTAAATCCAAATGGAATAATAGTAAGTTGCCATGTAGAAATTGATACAAAAAATAGCCTTGATGAAGATAGTTTTTTCTATTTTCTATCTTTAAATATGCAAGGTAAAAATATCTTAAAACCTATGGAATTATCTGATATATTTGAAGAAGTTGGATTTAAATCAATAAATTCATACACAACATATAAAACACCTATGACTCCAAGTCAAATCCATATTTGTAGGAAATAAATATGAATCAATTAACAAAAAAGAATATCTTATTTTCAATTTTATTTACAGCAATTTTAACTCCTATTATTTTCTTTGTGATGGGTCTTCCTATGATTTTACAAATAAAAGGTTTTGATGCTTCATTAATTGGGATTTTTCAATTAGCAGGTTTACCAATGATATTTAAGTTTTTAATGTCTCCCCCAATAGATAAAATAGTATTTGAAAAAAAACATTATAAAAAATGGACATTTTATATAGGCATATTATATATTTTACTTTTATCTATAATTA
This window harbors:
- the napG gene encoding ferredoxin-type protein NapG encodes the protein MNIVKNYQENRRKFLLKSARTIGLVVLGGLTWSAYLSEVKATSLILRPPAALKEDDFLATCIKCGLCVEACPFDTLKLAKPGDNLPLGTPYFIPRDIPCYMCVDIPCVPICPTNALDEKLVKNKDNEFEIRQMEMGVAVVDEKSCVAFWGIQCDACYRACPLLGEAINIVYEKNERTGKHAFLKPVVDSDICTGCGLCEKACITEKPAIFVLPKDVALGKVGNHYIKGWDKADEQRLKDANATKGVTNINKKSAIDSLNSGMEDLLND
- the napH gene encoding quinol dehydrogenase ferredoxin subunit NapH, encoding MIKKYRFLIARRVSQISIMCLYILANIYGINILMGNLSSSLLLETINLSDPFAVLQMLFAGAIISFDIALGAFIIAIFYFIIGGRAFCSWVCPVNIITDFANYLRRVLKFDEVQKRQPATRNLRYWLILISFIISYFMGVAAFELISPVSMIHRGLIFGLGFGFATILVIFLFDLFVLKNGWCGHLCPLGGFYSLIGRFSLIRVHHNHKNCTNCMKCKVVCPEMQVLHMINKSSEAVLDECTNCGRCIEVCDDEALNFSIRNYIKDKK
- a CDS encoding nitrate reductase cytochrome c-type subunit, which translates into the protein MKLFKIALISLIAIFFIACSEEKKEDNFGLRTGDLLDESSIVADPTNYSTDVAGTSTKIKRAFENAPPMIPHDTEGMLPITIDNNQCTMCHDPMIAESMGATPLPKSHFTDFREGVKIDNKGNLIRDGKNVDSSELKTIVKPLDHLSNARFNCSACHAPQSENQNVPKNNFTTEFRSIDLNDKSNLIDVLGEGVK
- a CDS encoding ferredoxin-type protein NapF; the protein is MERRELFSSLSNSFRKESKKIKKIRPPYFIDENVFFTNCINCSTKDCITACEENIIFLDDDETVFIDFSKSGCTYCDLCANACTNNVLSMEYKNKINAKFEIDILSCLSWQNTMCFSCKDPCLDNAIDFLGVFRPSINNSCTSCGFCLKVCPSNAIKIK
- a CDS encoding WD40 repeat domain-containing protein; this encodes MKFFIFLSFLILSLQAKEINPSFSFFASGGINDIKKYKNNLYLATSSSSIDIFDLNKNEIINTIKIPKIKDFTNKVIDSKVFSVDAINDKRLILSQGESGGRDIFIEENGILENIINSEERLFIAYAKFLDENKIIYSLLSNQIFIYDLKEKKILKELHISYSSFSHFVLSDDLRYVFVADESGTISKIATNTLEIIKEFNKENVDRVFKVDYKNSTILASGQDRRAAIYFEDSSNSYHKSIDFLVYSGALNNDASKAAISYNENNDILVFDVLSQNEEHILKGNNSLITSILFLNNYEIVVASDDKKVNIFNLKE
- a CDS encoding chaperone NapD; this encodes MNISSIVVQTLAKNLDSVINDLKESGVCDYHMHDEKGRIIVTIEGKNVEEELKKLKVIEAIPFVSSADMQMSYSEEELSSHLEVLENSDAVPKVLNDKDIKAEDIVYRGDLKKKDLIDFSNEFDKA
- the serS gene encoding serine--tRNA ligase translates to MIDIKLLQNDFEKISQALQKKGVSNELLNSLKDLALKTKQKRQEMEDITASQNLLSKEFGRYKKENLDIGELQSKINALKTQKQEMEDEVRDLENELNSIILGVPNTPDDSVPVGADENENIVLEVIGEKPKFSFPAKEHWDISCDWLDFERGVKLAKSRFTALKGEGARLERALINYMLDFNRQRGFNEWYVPFMANSNTLLGTGQLPKFEDDLFKIEGEDLYLIPTSEVSLTNLYNDEILDKKELPLLLTSYTPCFRKEAGSAGRDTRGFIRQHQFDKVEMVAISSQENSEEIFNKMVQTASDLLSSLGLCHQKVQLCTGDLGFSAATTIDLEVWLPGQNKFREISSISNTRDFQARRAKIRYKEDKKNIFVHTLNGSSLAVGRTLVAIMENYQQEDGTIIIPEVLKPYLK
- a CDS encoding TonB-dependent receptor domain-containing protein; this encodes MKTNTKAKIFIYSLLLPHLLFSETTILEEVKIEEKSISTNPIDINLEKVEQNQANSFKEIFDNHSSIEIGGGAINVQRVYLRGLESSNFDISLDGAKQGKNMFQHRSNELGINPDLLKVVNIKTSNDASKGQALGGSIEISTKDAQDFIKHNKNSGVILKTGYNTNANQKYGSTTAYSVFENNLGAYFSISGLNSDDYKDANKNKEIGSEYKDRDYLFKISLLNSNNHDLRLSINQNENSGDTRWRGTEYRPKPEELEKIVSTTTNYTLNHTYNPNNLINLNTNLNLTDISLERKEPKNNLNKKLDGTREYENRNIGLNVQNHFDFDISSTTNRVSIGADYQKEHGNGSFEAHNLDKAVTKYSDLNSENKALFIQNRTTIDSLGLDYGLRYDYYTFKTGLGKQSDYTFSPNIGIDYEATENSLIYANYGKASRMSGIIPFTWELNTKIDSTYSKDLKAEKSNRYEIGYKYNKTDTFLSDDYLSFNANIFQTKLKDLIVSGAIGGGSGEGGRTLEDIYNRDDEFKSKGFELKLIYNYDIFSTSFAYTQIDTNAKNMDTNGTIYNEDQNIRRVGGYDSKKFIFNGAVDLSEDFTINYILNAVAKTDILDSNNNEINRAGYVTHDINLKYILKDWTFFFAVNNLTNKQYAKATTISTKNQADIYRYEMGRDYKFALKYEF
- a CDS encoding manganese efflux pump MntP, producing the protein MLEVLILAFALSMDAFAVAIGIGIKNRSNLKTIALKVAIFFGFFQALMPFIGYLGNIGLKDYILNYDKIIAFILLLLIGLKMIYEAFKNEEEKDFNLTNRVLFTLAIATSLDAMAAGYSLHLFNINIYLSLFIIGFTTFIISYLGVYIGSRGGVKYEKKAEILGGVILILIGFKILLF
- a CDS encoding helix-turn-helix domain-containing protein; protein product: MTKRYLKDLISLNIKNKNNIIKNSFPNNFGTDYMEKINIQDGILFSKIEYNLLEPVYLEAQKQNERKFVITISLKGNSDYINNYDKRIIPFKEGFTTITLFENTEGFRKFKDKEINQVRLILSEDFLLRNFQKSIVEKYFYNKQRLQLLDFNLTSIESQFLLNDILNCKLIGELANIYKQGKVLELLSLEILKLERNKDIIFLDDYDKNAILKAKEILLDNLQNPPSIISLSKMVHLSEVKLKKGFKQLYKTSPYKLLLAYKMNIAKNLLQSGEYNINEIALKVGYKFANNFTNAFFKEFKIRPKDILKK